The stretch of DNA TGACTCTGCTGAAATTGCAAAATTCATTTAGAGTAATTAGTCCGACTTAAAAATTTCTCATCCAAGTATTGCTATTAGATATCTTTTACTTGATGCTCCATCGACTCCACTATGCTCTTCCCTTTTGCTTTTATACAGTCTTCTATTTGTCTTTTTTGTTGAAAATATaattttgtgaaagattttttGATAACAAATGTAACTATCTAAAAACCATGTTATAATATTATACATCTCTAGAAGATTGATTCTCAAAGGTTATAAACTTTGACAATAAGCAAGTGGGAAGAACATAGCGGAATGGAGGTTGTACCTAGAGCAAAACCTAATAAAGTGTGAAGGCGATTGGAAGTCCTATTATGGCATGCTTTAGAATGCAGTCTAATCGAGTTATTATAGTTCCATGTTAGCTAAGTTGGGAATTAACAGAAGATCTTCAAATTTCGTTCTATGATTTGATATGGCTGGCTTGATAAGGAGTTGATTATGTTCACATTATTACCTGCTGTCTAATGCACATTTTCAGGTTACGTTCATCAATACAACTCCTTGGATTCTCAGCCAGATGTGTTGAAGTCCTTATATTCTCCACTTCAATCATCAAGTTCTCTAGAAGGCTTAAGGTAGTTAAAAAAAATCCGAGATGGTAGATTGTGTATGAAGAGAGGGTGCTGTTGAtctttacagttttgggtggcTAATTTCCATTAAACAGGTATTATGATGGCCGGCTTGCTGATCAGCAGATGGCATTGCTTCAATACCAACGCGAAAACATTCATTTCTTGTGTGAGGAGGTAAATAAATATATTGGTTTTTAATCTTGATGAAAATAGTGAACATCTATGATTATAATTAACTGCATTTTTTAATCTCCCTTGCTACTGCAGACATTACTTCaagatttttctttcctaataTACTTTTTAAAATGTAGATTCTGCGACTGCAAGAGTGCTTAAGCAAATACGAAACATCCAATGATGGGAATGCTCCTCAGGTAGTGACCTGGACATGGTAGAATTTTAGTTAAGAAATTATGTATAACTACCATTTCAGAAGTGAAAACGTGATCAGTCCTTATAACTTATATTTTGAATTTGATCAGACAATGTAACTTAAATAGTGAATACCACTTGACCACTTCCACTAGCCTTCGTATCAAAACGAGTAATCTTTTCAGAAAGTGTGCATGTCAATCTAAATCTTCTCTGCTCCTTTTTCAGGTTGACCTTGCCCATCTATTGGCAGCTCGTGATCAAGAACTACGGACACTTTCAGCTGAGGTACATAGCTGTCTCTATTTGATAGGGGTCTCTTCTGTACAAATGAAGAGTTAATATCTAACGATAGTCGCTTCAGAAGCATAGGTAGCCTGGAAAATGAGACACTTAATATATGACGAGAGATTTTAGCTTCCGATCCTCTATATGTAGCGAATATGGATTGTTGATGCTTTGATACATTTTCCTATTGAATCTAACAGACACTTGTAATGTAGATGGATCAGCTGCAATCTGAACTGCAGCTTGCTCGATCCGTAATAGCAGAGAAGGATGCTGAGACTCAGCGTATTCGCATTACAAACAATCAGGTCTTCATCACTAAAACAGTTCACTAGGAAATAGCTCTGATAGTCTATAGTTTGTCGaaatatcttttatttttccttttaagTCCCGACATATACTTGAAGCTTCTCTAACTCTGGGTAATTTACCATATCAGTACATTGAAGAGAATGAGCGGCTGAGGGCAATTCTAGGGGAATGGAGTACACGAGCCGCAAAGGTAACACCATTTGCACTCTGTTTTTACACTCAGGAATAAGGAATGATGTGCTTATTGTAATGTGAATTTCTGACTATTATTTATTTATATACCCCAGCTTGAACGTGCACTTGAAGAAGAAAGGATGTCAAATCTGGATTTACAGAAGAAAATATCGAGGCTGAAGAACCAATCAAGTGAATCTACTCAACAAAATCAAAAGCATTGAGCTATATTGATAGATCTTTGTAAATGCCATTATTTTTTCAGGATTAAGATGTACAGAAAAATTGGCATAGACCCGCAAATTGTCGTGCAAATCAATTCATTTGAT from Silene latifolia isolate original U9 population chromosome 10, ASM4854445v1, whole genome shotgun sequence encodes:
- the LOC141605766 gene encoding protein FIP1-like isoform X2, translated to MANPRNSSQINIAEENLFLDILNDAPLAAHRKPTKIYGSIFYCFLLAGYATVGIAAPWIFQALQPWISQLLCSCNVILLIITGIFQQYLVYQVQKIRLQGYYMFSQRLKHIVRLPYATVSYGTAGMLLLVVWEPKISFLSASALLRIVMLVEVVIAATFMSAYIGYVHQYNSLDSQPDVLKSLYSPLQSSSSLEGLRYYDGRLADQQMALLQYQRENIHFLCEEILRLQECLSKYETSNDGNAPQVDLAHLLAARDQELRTLSAEMDQLQSELQLARSVIAEKDAETQRIRITNNQYIEENERLRAILGEWSTRAAKLERALEEERMSNLDLQKKISRLKNQSSESTQQNQKH
- the LOC141605766 gene encoding protein FIP1-like isoform X5; the protein is MDFSSSSTMDLTIALQLQCYPFNNHRNLSAVSGLPSTEDSTAGLLHVQPEIETYCPSTLCHCFLRNCWNATFSSLGTQNKLSLCLCTTQLILCHICRIVMLVEVVIAATFMSAYIGYVHQYNSLDSQPDVLKSLYSPLQSSSSLEGLRYYDGRLADQQMALLQYQRENIHFLCEEILRLQECLSKYETSNDGNAPQVDLAHLLAARDQELRTLSAEMDQLQSELQLARSVIAEKDAETQRIRITNNQYIEENERLRAILGEWSTRAAKLERALEEERMSNLDLQKKISRLKNQSSESTQQNQKH
- the LOC141605766 gene encoding protein FIP1-like isoform X1, giving the protein MANPRNSSQINIAEENLFLDILNDAPLAAHRKPTKIYGSIFYCFLLASYATVGIAAPWIFQALQPWISQLLCSCNVILLIITGIFQQYLVYQVQKIRLQGYYMFSQRLKHIVRLPYATVSYGTAGMLLLVVWEPKISFLSASALLRIVMLVEVVIAATFMSAYIGYVHQYNSLDSQPDVLKSLYSPLQSSSSLEGLRYYDGRLADQQMALLQYQRENIHFLCEEILRLQECLSKYETSNDGNAPQVDLAHLLAARDQELRTLSAEMDQLQSELQLARSVIAEKDAETQRIRITNNQYIEENERLRAILGEWSTRAAKLERALEEERMSNLDLQKKISRLKNQSSESTQQNQKH
- the LOC141605766 gene encoding protein FIP1-like isoform X3, coding for MGVYSTAFYWLCHSWDSSSMDFSSSSTMDLTIALQLQCYPFNNHRNLSAVSGLPSTEDSTADSVFLGLLHVQPEIETYCPSTLCHCFLRNCWNATFSSLGTQNKLSLCLCTTQLILCHICRIVMLVEVVIAATFMSAYIGYVHQYNSLDSQPDVLKSLYSPLQSSSSLEGLRYYDGRLADQQMALLQYQRENIHFLCEEILRLQECLSKYETSNDGNAPQVDLAHLLAARDQELRTLSAEMDQLQSELQLARSVIAEKDAETQRIRITNNQYIEENERLRAILGEWSTRAAKLERALEEERMSNLDLQKKISRLKNQSSESTQQNQKH
- the LOC141605766 gene encoding protein FIP1-like isoform X6, which translates into the protein MGVYSTAFYWLCHSWDSSSMDFSSSSTMDLTIALQLQCYPFNNHRNLSAVSGLPSTEDSTADSVFLGLLHVQPEIETYCPSTLCHCFLRIVMLVEVVIAATFMSAYIGYVHQYNSLDSQPDVLKSLYSPLQSSSSLEGLRYYDGRLADQQMALLQYQRENIHFLCEEILRLQECLSKYETSNDGNAPQVDLAHLLAARDQELRTLSAEMDQLQSELQLARSVIAEKDAETQRIRITNNQYIEENERLRAILGEWSTRAAKLERALEEERMSNLDLQKKISRLKNQSSESTQQNQKH
- the LOC141605766 gene encoding protein FIP1-like isoform X4; this encodes MGVYSTAFYWLCHSWDSSSMDFSSSSTMDLTIALQLQCYPFNNHRNLSAVSGLPSTEDSTAGLLHVQPEIETYCPSTLCHCFLRNCWNATFSSLGTQNKLSLCLCTTQLILCHICRIVMLVEVVIAATFMSAYIGYVHQYNSLDSQPDVLKSLYSPLQSSSSLEGLRYYDGRLADQQMALLQYQRENIHFLCEEILRLQECLSKYETSNDGNAPQVDLAHLLAARDQELRTLSAEMDQLQSELQLARSVIAEKDAETQRIRITNNQYIEENERLRAILGEWSTRAAKLERALEEERMSNLDLQKKISRLKNQSSESTQQNQKH
- the LOC141605766 gene encoding protein FIP1-like isoform X7 — protein: MGVYSTAFYWLCHSWDSSSMDFSSSSTMDLTIALQLQCYPFNNHRNLSAVSGLPSTEDSTAGLLHVQPEIETYCPSTLCHCFLRIVMLVEVVIAATFMSAYIGYVHQYNSLDSQPDVLKSLYSPLQSSSSLEGLRYYDGRLADQQMALLQYQRENIHFLCEEILRLQECLSKYETSNDGNAPQVDLAHLLAARDQELRTLSAEMDQLQSELQLARSVIAEKDAETQRIRITNNQYIEENERLRAILGEWSTRAAKLERALEEERMSNLDLQKKISRLKNQSSESTQQNQKH